In a single window of the Chondrocystis sp. NIES-4102 genome:
- a CDS encoding cytochrome c assembly protein produces MDLIALESLLDNTAFGVLLVTMLVYWGGAAFPSLPYIETLGTIGMAIANLCIATLLGSRWLEAGYFPLSNLYESLFFLAWGVTTMHFVAQRMSRSRLVGVVTSPVAMGITAFAALSLPADMQQSAPLVPALKSNWLMMHVSVMMLSYSTLMVGSAIAICFLIITRGQQVELKGSSVGTGSFRDRLKQKTLQVSQRENVLGSNSSSGNTAILDLPQTKTATLSPERLSLADNLDNISYRVIGLGFPLLTIGIIAGGVWANEAWGSYWSWDPKETWAFITWLVFAAYLHARITRGWQGRKPAILAAIGFVVVWICYLGVNLLGKGLHSYGWFL; encoded by the coding sequence ATGGATTTAATTGCACTTGAGAGTTTATTAGATAATACTGCTTTTGGGGTTTTACTAGTTACCATGCTAGTTTATTGGGGAGGTGCTGCCTTTCCTTCTCTGCCATATATAGAGACATTAGGAACAATTGGTATGGCGATCGCTAATCTCTGTATTGCAACTTTACTGGGTTCTCGTTGGCTAGAAGCGGGTTATTTCCCCCTCAGTAATCTTTACGAGTCCTTATTCTTTTTAGCCTGGGGTGTAACTACAATGCACTTTGTCGCCCAAAGAATGAGTCGTAGTCGTTTGGTTGGGGTGGTTACTAGCCCTGTGGCAATGGGTATTACAGCTTTTGCTGCTTTAAGCTTACCTGCAGATATGCAGCAGTCAGCCCCTTTAGTCCCTGCTTTAAAATCTAATTGGTTGATGATGCACGTTAGCGTGATGATGCTTAGTTACTCTACTTTAATGGTAGGAAGTGCGATCGCCATCTGCTTTTTAATTATCACTCGTGGACAGCAGGTAGAATTAAAAGGTAGTTCGGTTGGTACTGGAAGTTTTCGCGATCGCCTAAAGCAAAAAACCCTCCAAGTCTCTCAAAGAGAAAATGTCTTAGGTAGTAATTCTAGTAGTGGTAACACCGCCATTCTCGATTTACCACAAACTAAAACTGCTACTCTTTCCCCCGAACGCTTGAGCTTGGCTGATAATCTCGATAATATTAGCTATCGGGTAATTGGTTTGGGCTTTCCTTTACTGACAATTGGCATTATTGCTGGCGGAGTTTGGGCTAATGAAGCTTGGGGATCATATTGGAGTTGGGATCCTAAAGAAACTTGGGCGTTTATTACTTGGTTAGTTTTTGCTGCTTATTTACACGCTCGAATTACTCGTGGTTGGCAAGGAAGAAAACCAGCTATATTAGCTGCCATCGGGTTCGTAGTTGTTTGGATTTGCTATTTAGGAGTTAATTTATTAGGAAAAGGTTTACATTCCTACGGTTGGTTTCTCTAA
- a CDS encoding putative alkylated DNA repair protein, whose product MNDCQHFQPLTLPTGEPLPNGCVLVCHNFFDQIQSDRYFQSLLNSLNWRQEKIKFFGKEIDIPRLTAWYADEGKLYQYSGIKMIPNPWTPCLIAIKEQVESVVDLKFNSVLFNLYRQGTDSMGWHSDDEPELGKNPTIASVSFGSTRRFQLRHKIDNLGTLEVALDHGSLLVMQGETQHFWKHQIPKTSKIISPRINLTFRVIKATRG is encoded by the coding sequence ATGAATGATTGTCAGCATTTTCAACCCCTGACTTTACCCACAGGTGAACCTTTACCGAATGGTTGCGTTTTAGTATGTCATAATTTTTTTGACCAAATACAAAGCGATCGCTATTTTCAAAGTTTATTAAATAGTTTGAATTGGCGACAAGAAAAAATTAAGTTTTTTGGCAAGGAAATAGATATACCCAGACTAACTGCTTGGTATGCAGATGAGGGGAAATTATATCAATATTCAGGGATTAAAATGATTCCTAATCCTTGGACTCCTTGTTTAATTGCTATTAAAGAACAGGTAGAATCAGTTGTTGATTTAAAGTTTAATAGTGTTTTATTTAATTTATATCGTCAAGGCACAGATTCGATGGGTTGGCATAGTGATGATGAACCTGAATTGGGTAAAAATCCAACTATTGCTTCTGTTAGTTTTGGATCTACAAGACGCTTTCAATTAAGACATAAAATAGATAATTTGGGTACTTTGGAGGTGGCTTTAGATCATGGCAGTTTATTAGTAATGCAAGGGGAAACTCAACATTTTTGGAAACATCAAATACCAAAAACATCTAAAATAATTAGTCCTAGAATTAATTTGACTTTTAGGGTTATTAAAGCGACTAGAGGTTAG